A section of the Streptomyces xinghaiensis S187 genome encodes:
- a CDS encoding ABC transporter permease, which produces MSTTTPAPQGTGGAGAPAVRSRAAVDWHRVGLGVAAPLLAIVAALAITSLIFLTTGDNPFRAFSIMVEYGSKSDSQIVIVNKAIPYFLSALAVAIGFRMNLFNIGVDGQYRIAAFFAAVVGGALALPGIVQIPVIMIVAMMVGALWSGIAGLLKTTRGVSEVISTIMLNAIAGAIIGYFLQDGRLAVRDGNIIHTEPIPESAHFFEIPTGQAPVNGFIVVAVIVGVLYWFLLNRTRFGFDLRTVGRSESAAQAGGVSVGRMVVTSMLLSGLVAGLVGMPTLLGESYNFGTDFPNGIGFTGIAIALLGRNHPVGIALGALLWGFLERTGGRLEFEGYAQEIVGVMQGVIVLCVVIAYEVVRRYGLRTQQRKVGERLAAEARDNGKTEKAEVSA; this is translated from the coding sequence CCCGCAGGGGACCGGAGGGGCCGGGGCCCCGGCGGTCCGGTCCCGGGCCGCCGTCGACTGGCACCGGGTGGGCCTCGGCGTCGCCGCCCCGCTGCTGGCCATCGTCGCGGCCCTGGCCATCACCTCGTTGATCTTCCTGACGACCGGTGACAACCCGTTCCGAGCCTTCTCGATCATGGTCGAGTACGGCTCCAAGAGCGACAGCCAGATCGTCATCGTCAACAAGGCGATCCCGTACTTCCTGTCCGCGCTGGCCGTCGCCATCGGCTTCCGGATGAACCTCTTCAACATCGGTGTGGACGGCCAGTACCGCATCGCCGCCTTCTTCGCCGCCGTCGTCGGCGGGGCGCTGGCGCTGCCGGGCATCGTCCAGATCCCGGTGATCATGATCGTCGCGATGATGGTCGGCGCCCTCTGGTCCGGCATCGCCGGCCTGCTGAAGACCACCCGCGGCGTCAGCGAGGTCATCAGCACCATCATGCTGAACGCCATCGCCGGCGCGATCATCGGCTACTTCCTCCAGGACGGCCGGCTCGCGGTCCGCGACGGCAACATCATCCACACCGAGCCGATCCCCGAATCCGCGCACTTCTTCGAGATCCCGACCGGGCAGGCCCCGGTCAACGGCTTCATCGTCGTCGCGGTGATCGTCGGCGTCCTGTACTGGTTCCTGCTGAACCGCACCCGGTTCGGCTTCGACCTGCGCACCGTGGGACGCTCCGAATCGGCCGCGCAGGCCGGCGGCGTCAGCGTCGGCCGCATGGTCGTCACCAGCATGCTCCTCTCCGGCCTCGTGGCCGGCCTGGTCGGCATGCCGACGCTGCTGGGCGAGTCGTACAACTTCGGCACCGACTTCCCCAACGGCATCGGCTTCACCGGCATCGCCATTGCCCTGCTCGGCCGGAACCACCCGGTGGGCATCGCGCTCGGCGCGCTGCTCTGGGGCTTCCTGGAGCGCACCGGCGGCCGGCTCGAATTCGAGGGCTACGCCCAGGAGATCGTCGGCGTGATGCAGGGCGTGATCGTCCTCTGCGTCGTCATCGCCTATGAAGTCGTCCGCCGCTACGGCCTGCGGACCCAGCAGCGCAAGGTCGGCGAACGCCTCGCCGCCGAGGCCCGGGACAACGGGAAGACCGAGAAGGCGGAGGTGTCCGCGTGA